From Candidatus Zixiibacteriota bacterium, one genomic window encodes:
- a CDS encoding DUF885 domain-containing protein has product MSYSELCKVFLAERGTVPEPDRLHKFFRASWEHRLEENPEFATEFGYPGHNDRWTDLSPETIARRKREVTDQLKVLQSIDRSALNETDQLSYDLFARSLQDANDGNRFPSELLPISQMHGIQQDIPRLMGMMPIQTKAQIGDILARLEKIPELVDQTLALLDEGLRQGITPPRVTLSDVPDQVKAQAVKDVEMAPILSPIRKFDDSCAESSAEVKRSAKLCYLEKVVPAFENLRRYLIGRYLPGCRSTTAWSEFPEGKDWYAYLVRHHTTTTLTPDEVHEIGLAEVTGIRREMESVIAQTGFKGDFASFCDWLRTDQRFFCATAAELVTKYREIAKRADPELAKLFGRLPRLPYGVIPIPPHEEKSQTTGYYQPGSVKAGRAGYYFVNTYNLPSRPIWEMEALSLHEAVPGHHLQIALAQEMAELPEFRRFSWITAYGEGWALYAESLGREMGFYQDPFSRFGQLTYEMWRAIRLVVDPGMHAKGWSRQHAIDYFKANSSKSLHDIAVEIDRYLVWPGQALAYKIGELRITRLRKNAEKLLGERFDIRAFHDELLRYGCLPLDTLELQIGRWLEQQSAGA; this is encoded by the coding sequence ATGAGCTATTCAGAACTATGTAAGGTATTCCTAGCCGAACGCGGCACCGTTCCAGAACCAGACCGTCTTCATAAGTTTTTCCGGGCTTCCTGGGAACATCGTCTCGAAGAGAACCCCGAGTTTGCCACTGAGTTCGGTTACCCGGGGCACAATGACCGGTGGACTGATTTGTCTCCAGAAACAATCGCGCGTCGGAAGCGCGAGGTGACTGACCAGTTGAAGGTGCTGCAGTCGATCGATCGTTCTGCATTGAACGAAACCGATCAACTCAGCTATGATCTATTCGCCCGCTCACTGCAAGACGCCAATGACGGTAATCGGTTCCCCAGCGAACTTCTTCCAATCAGCCAGATGCACGGCATCCAGCAGGATATCCCGCGCCTGATGGGCATGATGCCGATTCAGACGAAAGCTCAGATCGGGGACATCCTGGCGCGTCTGGAGAAGATTCCGGAACTTGTTGATCAGACTCTCGCGCTGCTTGATGAAGGATTACGACAGGGGATTACGCCGCCGCGAGTGACTCTTTCCGACGTCCCCGATCAGGTGAAAGCACAGGCCGTGAAGGATGTCGAGATGGCTCCTATTCTGTCGCCGATCAGAAAATTCGACGATAGTTGCGCAGAGTCATCGGCGGAGGTGAAGCGAAGCGCGAAACTCTGTTATCTCGAGAAGGTTGTGCCGGCTTTCGAGAATCTGCGCAGGTATCTCATTGGCAGGTATCTTCCGGGTTGTCGGTCCACAACGGCCTGGTCCGAATTTCCCGAGGGCAAAGACTGGTATGCCTATCTGGTTCGGCATCATACAACGACTACACTGACTCCTGATGAGGTGCATGAGATCGGTCTGGCCGAAGTAACGGGGATTCGTCGCGAGATGGAGAGTGTGATCGCACAGACTGGATTCAAGGGGGATTTCGCATCGTTTTGCGACTGGCTAAGGACTGACCAACGCTTTTTCTGTGCCACCGCGGCTGAACTGGTAACGAAGTATCGCGAGATCGCCAAGCGAGCGGACCCGGAACTGGCGAAGCTGTTCGGACGACTTCCCCGGTTGCCGTACGGTGTCATACCGATACCGCCGCACGAGGAGAAATCACAAACCACCGGCTACTACCAGCCCGGCTCGGTCAAGGCCGGTCGTGCCGGATACTATTTCGTGAATACCTACAATCTGCCCTCGCGGCCGATCTGGGAGATGGAGGCGCTTTCGCTTCATGAGGCGGTGCCGGGACATCATCTTCAGATCGCGTTAGCCCAGGAGATGGCGGAGTTGCCGGAGTTTCGCCGCTTCTCATGGATCACAGCTTATGGTGAAGGGTGGGCGCTGTACGCCGAAAGCCTCGGCAGGGAGATGGGGTTCTATCAGGATCCGTTCTCTCGTTTTGGCCAGTTGACATACGAAATGTGGCGGGCGATCCGATTGGTAGTTGATCCGGGAATGCATGCCAAGGGGTGGAGCCGTCAGCATGCCATTGACTATTTCAAAGCGAACTCGAGCAAATCGCTTCACGATATCGCCGTTGAGATCGATCGTTACCTGGTCTGGCCGGGGCAGGCGCTCGCCTACAAGATCGGTGAACTCAGGATCACCCGGCTTCGGAAGAATGCCGAGAAACTCCTGGGGGAGAGGTTCGACATCCGAGCCTTCCACGACGAACTGCTACGATATGGCTGCCTCCCGCTCGACACGCTGGAATTGCAGATAGGCAGATGGCTCGAACAGCAGAGCGCCGGTGCTTAG
- the ahcY gene encoding adenosylhomocysteinase — translation MKYDIANIRLAKEGLRKIEWAEKSMPVLRLIRERFAKEQPLKGTTIAACLHVTTETANLMRTLSAGGATVALCASNPLSTQDETAAALVAEFKLPVFARNGENHKTYYKHIHQCLDFKPQITMDDGADLVSTLHTERKNLAPKVWAGTEETTTGVIRLKAMERDDALLFPVIAVNESKTKHFFDNRYGTGQSTIDGVIRATNMLIAGSTVVIAGYGWCGRGVAVRAKGLGANVVVTEVDPVKAIEAAMDGYQVMSMAKAAPLGDLFITVTGDINVIRLEHAKRMKDGAVICNSGHFNVEIDLASIAKAASKRGMVRPHVEEFTLAKKRIHVLSEGRLINLAAAEGHPAMVMDMSFANQALAAEYVVKNHAKLQRKVYVVPQKIDEAIAALKLKSMGISIDKLTPEQKKYLSSWEMGT, via the coding sequence CTGAAATACGATATCGCCAATATCAGGCTGGCCAAAGAGGGGCTCCGCAAGATCGAATGGGCCGAGAAAAGCATGCCGGTGCTTCGGTTGATTCGCGAGCGGTTCGCAAAAGAGCAGCCGCTTAAGGGGACGACCATTGCCGCATGTCTGCACGTGACAACCGAGACCGCCAACTTGATGCGAACCCTGAGCGCGGGTGGCGCGACCGTCGCGTTGTGCGCATCCAATCCGCTTTCGACACAGGATGAGACTGCCGCCGCCTTGGTGGCTGAGTTCAAGTTACCGGTCTTTGCCCGCAATGGGGAAAACCACAAGACGTATTACAAGCATATTCACCAGTGTTTGGATTTCAAACCGCAGATTACGATGGATGATGGCGCCGATCTGGTGTCGACACTTCATACCGAGCGCAAGAATCTCGCTCCGAAGGTTTGGGCCGGGACGGAAGAGACAACCACGGGCGTGATACGATTAAAGGCGATGGAGCGGGACGACGCGCTTCTGTTTCCGGTGATTGCGGTGAACGAGTCCAAGACCAAGCATTTCTTTGACAATCGGTACGGTACAGGGCAGTCGACAATTGATGGTGTCATTCGCGCCACCAACATGCTGATAGCCGGCTCGACGGTCGTGATTGCCGGGTATGGCTGGTGTGGCCGTGGTGTGGCGGTGCGGGCAAAAGGGCTGGGTGCGAACGTGGTTGTCACCGAGGTTGACCCTGTGAAAGCGATAGAAGCCGCGATGGACGGATATCAAGTAATGTCGATGGCGAAAGCGGCGCCGCTGGGGGATCTGTTTATCACGGTAACCGGAGATATTAATGTCATTCGTCTGGAGCATGCCAAGCGCATGAAAGACGGCGCGGTCATTTGCAACTCGGGGCATTTCAACGTCGAGATCGATCTTGCCTCGATTGCCAAAGCGGCCTCAAAACGGGGTATGGTCCGCCCGCACGTGGAGGAGTTTACGCTCGCAAAGAAGCGGATCCATGTGCTCTCAGAAGGGCGCTTAATCAATCTTGCGGCGGCGGAGGGGCATCCGGCGATGGTGATGGATATGTCGTTTGCGAACCAGGCGCTGGCAGCGGAGTATGTGGTGAAGAACCACGCGAAACTTCAGCGGAAAGTGTACGTGGTGCCGCAGAAGATCGATGAAGCTATCGCGGCGCTCAAGCTGAAATCGATGGGCATCTCGATAGACAAGCTGACGCCTGAGCAGAAGAAATATCTTAGTTCGTGGGAGATGGGGACGTAG
- a CDS encoding sugar phosphate nucleotidyltransferase — MKVIIPVAGVGSRLRPHTFTTPKVLLHVAGRPIISHVLEPILKLNPEEVVFVIGFRGDDIREYIEKSYSFRTSFVRQENLLGLGYAVSLAMNQIQNGPVLVVLGDTIVECDLQKFVSAGEYVLGVRQVEDPQRFGIVEIEDGTVVRLEEKPTNPKTDLAVIGLYYFQDSGKLKAALDDHVASGRITRGEVQFTDALQAMIESGSRFVPYEVAEWFDCGKKETILETNRHLLKRMAHQTRVAGSTIVQPVFIGEGAVVKHSVLGPNVSLSEGAVVEHAILRDTIVGPHARVEHVVLENSLIGHHVVITGSPRTLNIGDSSEMIIT, encoded by the coding sequence GTGAAAGTCATTATCCCAGTCGCCGGAGTCGGCAGCCGCCTTCGCCCGCACACCTTCACCACGCCCAAGGTTCTGCTCCATGTGGCCGGGCGACCCATCATTTCGCACGTGCTCGAGCCGATTCTGAAACTGAATCCAGAGGAAGTGGTCTTTGTCATCGGCTTCCGCGGTGATGATATCAGAGAATATATCGAGAAGTCCTACAGCTTCAGGACGTCATTCGTCAGGCAGGAGAACCTGCTGGGGCTTGGGTATGCGGTCAGTTTGGCCATGAACCAGATACAAAACGGCCCCGTGCTGGTGGTGCTTGGCGACACGATCGTGGAATGCGACCTGCAGAAGTTCGTCTCAGCCGGTGAATACGTTCTGGGCGTTCGGCAGGTGGAAGACCCTCAACGGTTCGGCATCGTCGAGATCGAGGACGGGACGGTGGTTCGACTCGAAGAAAAGCCCACTAACCCGAAAACCGACCTGGCAGTGATCGGGCTATATTATTTCCAGGACTCCGGCAAGCTCAAGGCGGCGCTGGATGATCACGTTGCTTCCGGTCGGATCACCCGGGGCGAAGTGCAGTTTACGGATGCTCTCCAGGCCATGATCGAGTCGGGCAGCCGGTTCGTGCCGTACGAGGTGGCCGAATGGTTCGATTGCGGAAAGAAAGAGACAATCTTAGAAACTAATCGACATCTGCTGAAACGGATGGCGCACCAGACCAGAGTGGCTGGCTCTACGATTGTCCAGCCTGTGTTTATCGGCGAAGGGGCGGTGGTCAAGCACAGCGTGCTGGGGCCGAATGTCTCGCTCTCGGAGGGAGCCGTAGTGGAGCATGCCATTCTTCGGGACACGATCGTCGGGCCGCACGCGCGGGTCGAGCATGTGGTGCTCGAAAACTCGCTAATCGGTCATCATGTGGTTATCACCGGATCGCCGCGCACGCTCAATATCGGCGATTCCTCCGAGATGATTATCACTTGA
- a CDS encoding OB-fold nucleic acid binding domain-containing protein, with amino-acid sequence MESKKIKEFVVDDQVEGFFAVRRRELREFQRGMFVSLELGDNTGRINGVMWEPDQFALTELTEGMVVKVRGVVTEYNKKLQVTVSRVRLATDDEYRIEDILPHSTQSRDERLARIRALTDKIENSYIKALAESFWSDQSFLEEYLRAAAGKLWHHAYIGGLSEHSANVGELALRVAAGYDFLNKDYLLFGGLFHDAGKIRSYSADMMIDFTDEGRLVDHISICDNWIAERAHRIEGFPDKLLVKLRHMILSHQGERDFGSPVVPMMPEAFVLYYCDEIDSKMGAIDRIRVRQGGTGWSEYVKMLDRFLYFGESPGSDKP; translated from the coding sequence ATGGAAAGCAAGAAAATCAAAGAGTTCGTCGTTGACGACCAGGTGGAGGGATTCTTCGCGGTCCGCAGGCGCGAACTGCGCGAATTCCAGCGCGGTATGTTTGTATCGCTCGAATTGGGGGACAACACCGGACGTATCAACGGCGTCATGTGGGAGCCGGATCAGTTCGCCCTGACCGAGCTGACCGAGGGGATGGTGGTCAAGGTGCGTGGTGTCGTTACCGAATACAACAAGAAGCTCCAGGTGACGGTCAGCCGCGTCCGACTGGCCACCGACGATGAATACCGTATCGAAGATATCCTGCCGCATTCGACCCAATCCCGCGATGAACGGCTGGCCCGTATCCGGGCGCTGACCGACAAGATCGAGAACAGCTATATCAAGGCGCTGGCCGAGTCATTCTGGTCTGACCAATCGTTCCTGGAGGAGTACCTCCGTGCGGCGGCCGGTAAGCTCTGGCACCATGCGTATATCGGGGGACTCTCCGAGCATTCGGCCAATGTCGGCGAACTGGCGCTTCGAGTGGCTGCCGGATATGACTTTCTGAACAAAGACTATCTGCTATTCGGCGGACTGTTTCACGATGCCGGCAAGATCCGGTCGTATTCCGCGGACATGATGATCGATTTCACCGATGAAGGGCGCCTGGTGGACCATATTTCGATTTGTGATAACTGGATTGCCGAAAGAGCGCACCGAATCGAGGGGTTCCCGGACAAATTACTCGTCAAACTTCGGCACATGATTCTGTCGCATCAGGGGGAGCGGGATTTTGGTTCGCCGGTAGTCCCTATGATGCCCGAAGCATTCGTGTTGTACTATTGCGATGAGATCGATTCCAAGATGGGGGCGATTGACCGAATCCGCGTCCGCCAGGGGGGAACCGGATGGTCGGAGTATGTCAAGATGCTGGACAGGTTTCTGTATTTCGGGGAATCGCCGGGTTCCGACAAGCCATGA
- the metK gene encoding methionine adenosyltransferase: MAGGNFLFTSESVTEGHPDKLSDQISDGVLDEVLRQDKHGRVACETFVTVGLVIVGGEITTVGYVDIHTLVRKIIREVGYTDPRMGFTYNTCAIVNTIGSQSPDIAQGVNTGGAGDQGLMSGYACRETKELMPMPIMLAHKLTHRLAEVRKKKILGYLGPDGKSQVTIEYVDGMPARVDTIVISSQHSEDILDKSGRRITKRSVDEMIEKVVMPVIPHRMIDNRTKFYVNPTGKFVVGGPQCDTGMTGRKIIVDTYGGMASHGGGAFSGKDPTKVDRSASYMARYIAKNVVASGLADKCTIQLAYAIGVVRPVSMMVFTDNTNKVPEKRIAQLINKHFDLTPRGIIKSLNLLRPIYRKTAAYGHFGRTEKEFTWERTDKAAILAKEA; this comes from the coding sequence ATGGCAGGAGGGAATTTCCTCTTCACCTCGGAGTCCGTCACCGAGGGGCATCCCGACAAGCTTTCTGACCAGATATCCGATGGCGTCCTCGACGAGGTCCTTCGGCAGGACAAACATGGCCGGGTGGCCTGCGAGACATTCGTGACGGTTGGGCTCGTAATCGTCGGCGGCGAAATCACGACGGTCGGTTATGTCGACATTCACACGCTGGTCCGAAAAATCATTCGCGAAGTCGGTTACACCGATCCGCGCATGGGATTCACCTACAATACCTGTGCGATTGTCAACACGATAGGTTCACAGTCTCCCGATATCGCGCAGGGTGTGAACACCGGTGGCGCGGGTGACCAGGGGTTGATGTCCGGTTACGCCTGTCGTGAGACGAAAGAACTGATGCCGATGCCGATCATGCTCGCGCACAAGCTGACTCATCGGCTGGCCGAAGTTCGCAAGAAGAAGATACTGGGGTATCTTGGTCCGGACGGCAAATCGCAGGTGACTATTGAGTATGTCGATGGGATGCCGGCTCGCGTGGATACAATCGTGATCTCGTCGCAGCATTCCGAGGATATTCTGGACAAAAGTGGCAGGAGGATCACGAAGCGGTCTGTGGATGAGATGATCGAGAAGGTGGTGATGCCGGTCATCCCGCACCGCATGATAGACAACAGGACCAAGTTCTACGTGAACCCAACCGGTAAGTTCGTGGTGGGTGGTCCGCAGTGCGACACCGGCATGACAGGGCGAAAGATCATTGTCGATACCTACGGCGGGATGGCCTCACACGGCGGCGGGGCGTTTTCGGGCAAGGACCCGACCAAAGTCGACCGCTCAGCCAGCTACATGGCGCGGTATATCGCGAAGAACGTGGTGGCGAGCGGATTGGCGGACAAGTGCACCATTCAGTTGGCGTATGCGATTGGCGTAGTCAGACCGGTTTCGATGATGGTGTTTACCGACAACACCAACAAGGTTCCCGAGAAGCGAATCGCTCAACTCATCAATAAGCATTTCGATCTCACGCCGCGCGGCATTATCAAGTCGCTTAATCTGCTCCGGCCCATCTATCGCAAAACCGCCGCGTACGGGCATTTTGGCCGGACCGAGAAGGAATTCACCTGGGAGCGGACCGACAAAGCGGCCATTCTGGCAAAGGAAGCGTGA
- a CDS encoding LptF/LptG family permease, which yields MILIRKLDQYLLKSFLSALLVVVMAIGLTIIVINMVEELRDFIDHHVPFLQVLQYYAYFGGWVVKSFLPVFVLLATLFSVSILARRNEILAMKANGLSLYRVALPYFFASIMLAVGHFYYNEYIFPPLNQRRLEIKEFTIERRSKDQLTKVRNLYRQISPGYFYTLANFDADRNMGQDFKLYKTSGNQLRSLVTAQRIEYADFQWHAFQGSVRIFEDSLRESYERFDTMTIADIADKPEDLMRRLGKPEDMGLVELKQYIDLMKRAGGPHLRESIDLRIKYSYPVSSVIVILICLPFASNPRRAGVAVSFALGAVLALLYFILFRVMQSAGYNEKIPADFAVWGVNSVFFLIGIVLMLKARK from the coding sequence ATGATCCTCATTAGAAAACTGGACCAGTACCTGCTGAAGAGCTTCTTAAGCGCCCTGTTAGTGGTGGTGATGGCGATCGGGCTGACGATCATTGTCATAAACATGGTGGAAGAGCTACGGGATTTCATCGATCACCATGTGCCGTTCCTGCAGGTGCTGCAATACTACGCGTATTTCGGCGGCTGGGTGGTCAAGTCGTTTTTGCCGGTCTTTGTTCTGCTTGCAACCCTGTTCTCGGTCTCGATCCTGGCCCGGCGAAACGAGATCCTGGCCATGAAAGCCAACGGCCTGTCGCTCTACCGGGTGGCGCTTCCCTATTTCTTCGCCAGCATAATGCTGGCAGTGGGTCATTTCTATTACAACGAATACATCTTCCCGCCGCTCAACCAGCGACGACTTGAAATCAAGGAATTCACGATCGAGCGACGTTCCAAAGACCAATTGACCAAAGTGCGCAATCTGTACCGCCAGATTAGCCCCGGCTATTTTTACACGCTGGCCAATTTCGATGCTGACCGCAACATGGGCCAGGATTTCAAGCTGTACAAGACTTCCGGTAACCAGCTCAGGAGCCTGGTCACCGCTCAGCGGATTGAGTATGCCGACTTTCAGTGGCACGCCTTCCAGGGGAGTGTGCGCATATTCGAGGATTCTTTGCGTGAATCCTACGAACGGTTCGACACCATGACCATAGCCGACATCGCCGACAAACCTGAGGACCTGATGCGACGTCTTGGTAAGCCTGAGGACATGGGACTCGTAGAACTCAAACAGTACATCGACCTGATGAAACGTGCCGGCGGGCCGCACTTGCGCGAGTCTATTGACCTCCGTATCAAGTACTCGTATCCGGTCTCATCGGTGATCGTCATTCTCATTTGCCTGCCGTTCGCATCGAATCCACGGCGAGCTGGTGTTGCTGTGTCGTTCGCGCTCGGCGCCGTGCTGGCGCTCTTGTATTTCATTCTGTTCCGAGTGATGCAATCGGCAGGATACAACGAGAAGATACCTGCCGACTTCGCCGTCTGGGGTGTGAACAGCGTGTTCTTTCTCATTGGAATCGTTTTGATGCTAAAAGCGAGGAAATGA
- a CDS encoding LptF/LptG family permease, whose protein sequence is MRILARYIVREHIAPFLFAFFTITFLLIIDYVPKIIDHVIDKNLSIWVVLELIGVNLAWMLALSVPMAVLVATLMAFGRLSADFEITAIKACGVNLLHILIPLLAVASVLAFGMVQFNDKVLPDLNKRARMLWGDISAMRPTLIFRSGIFVTDVPGYLILIDRINHVTSRVDGVRITETKNPTKPRIIVAEYGFLKMTDNGKNMEFTLYNGEVHSLDTQEPDNYRKVNFLNQVINIAGSPSELVRTDSDYRTDREMSISDMRTRVIEAQALVEPFRERIAASLHDKLKYLLAEPFEFRPHVLLSDSAATFGVRTDAMALAKTVERSSQQMDAHEKTVDKFQIEIYKKYSIPAACLVFIVIGAPLGILSRKGGMGVAISISIALFIIYWAFLIGGEDLADRGMVSPFWAMWGANILLGALGLYLMYIVVSERPIFAFFRRLS, encoded by the coding sequence ATGAGAATCCTCGCCCGCTATATCGTCAGGGAGCATATCGCTCCGTTTCTGTTCGCGTTCTTCACGATCACCTTTCTGCTGATCATCGATTACGTCCCCAAGATCATCGACCACGTCATCGACAAAAATCTCTCCATCTGGGTCGTGCTTGAACTGATCGGCGTGAACCTGGCCTGGATGCTGGCGTTATCGGTGCCGATGGCCGTCCTGGTGGCCACGCTGATGGCGTTCGGGCGGCTGAGCGCCGATTTCGAAATTACCGCCATCAAGGCCTGCGGCGTCAATCTGCTTCATATCCTGATCCCGCTACTCGCCGTCGCCTCGGTTCTGGCCTTCGGAATGGTCCAGTTCAACGACAAAGTGCTTCCGGACCTGAACAAGCGGGCGCGGATGCTCTGGGGGGATATCTCCGCCATGCGCCCCACGCTCATCTTTCGGTCCGGGATATTCGTGACCGATGTGCCCGGCTATCTCATCTTGATTGACCGGATCAATCACGTCACCTCGCGCGTCGACGGCGTCCGCATCACTGAGACCAAAAACCCGACCAAGCCGCGCATCATCGTGGCCGAGTACGGTTTCCTCAAAATGACCGATAACGGCAAGAACATGGAATTCACCCTGTACAACGGTGAAGTGCACTCGCTGGACACGCAGGAGCCGGACAACTATCGCAAAGTCAATTTTCTGAATCAGGTAATCAATATCGCCGGCTCGCCGTCCGAACTGGTCCGCACCGATTCGGATTATCGCACCGACCGGGAGATGAGTATCAGCGACATGCGAACACGCGTCATTGAGGCGCAAGCTCTGGTAGAACCGTTTCGAGAGCGAATTGCCGCCAGTCTACACGACAAGTTGAAATACCTGCTGGCCGAGCCGTTCGAGTTCCGGCCGCACGTCCTGCTGTCGGATTCCGCCGCCACATTCGGCGTGCGAACTGATGCCATGGCTCTGGCCAAGACGGTCGAGCGGAGCAGCCAGCAGATGGACGCCCACGAAAAAACTGTCGACAAATTTCAGATCGAGATATATAAGAAATACTCTATCCCGGCTGCCTGCCTGGTGTTCATCGTCATCGGTGCACCTCTTGGGATTCTCTCGCGCAAAGGCGGCATGGGTGTGGCGATAAGTATCTCCATCGCACTTTTTATAATCTATTGGGCGTTTCTCATCGGTGGCGAGGATTTGGCAGACCGCGGGATGGTTTCGCCGTTCTGGGCCATGTGGGGCGCGAATATCTTACTGGGCGCGCTCGGACTGTATCTCATGTATATCGTTGTGTCGGAGCGCCCAATCTTCGCCTTCTTCCGGCGGTTATCCTAA
- a CDS encoding DUF6754 domain-containing protein: MSRSEQFSHQTVCGRLTGLLVGAFFGILLYPAMAMAQEPDSTLFRSDRINALILVIIFSTAVLLYTRWAKQGKPLFIRKIAGLDAIEEAVGRATEMGKPVLYIPGLQELDDIQTIAGISILGRVAKITAQYETPLVVPVRYPLVLAAGQEVVEQAYVEQGKKDSYNKDTVRYVAGEQMAFAATVNGMMMRERPAANIFMGAFFAESLLLAETGNAAGSIQIAGTALPEQIPFFIAACDYTLMGEELYAASAYLSHEPLLLGGLKGQDFMKVIIAICILLGVALVVFGVGDQFVEFFRHQ; encoded by the coding sequence TTGCGGGCGTCTGACCGGTCTCTTGGTCGGCGCTTTCTTTGGCATTCTATTGTACCCCGCCATGGCGATGGCCCAGGAGCCGGACAGTACGCTGTTTCGGAGCGACCGGATCAACGCCCTAATTCTGGTAATAATCTTTTCGACAGCGGTCTTATTGTACACCCGATGGGCGAAACAGGGGAAGCCGCTTTTCATACGGAAAATCGCCGGGCTGGATGCGATTGAAGAAGCGGTGGGGCGCGCCACCGAGATGGGGAAGCCGGTGCTCTATATCCCGGGGCTTCAGGAACTCGATGATATTCAAACGATCGCCGGCATTTCGATCCTGGGCCGGGTGGCCAAGATTACGGCCCAGTACGAAACGCCGCTGGTGGTGCCGGTGCGATACCCGCTGGTTCTGGCGGCCGGCCAGGAAGTGGTCGAACAAGCGTATGTGGAGCAGGGGAAGAAAGATTCCTACAACAAGGATACCGTTCGGTACGTAGCGGGGGAGCAGATGGCATTTGCGGCGACAGTCAACGGCATGATGATGCGGGAGCGTCCTGCGGCGAATATTTTTATGGGGGCGTTTTTCGCCGAATCACTGCTGTTGGCCGAAACCGGCAATGCGGCCGGGTCAATTCAGATAGCGGGCACGGCGCTTCCGGAGCAAATCCCGTTTTTTATCGCAGCGTGTGACTACACCCTGATGGGCGAGGAACTGTACGCGGCTTCGGCATACTTGTCGCACGAGCCGCTGCTGCTTGGCGGGCTCAAGGGACAGGATTTCATGAAAGTGATCATAGCGATCTGCATTCTCCTGGGGGTCGCTCTGGTGGTGTTCGGAGTGGGGGATCAATTCGTGGAGTTTTTCCGTCACCAATGA
- a CDS encoding response regulator, giving the protein MKVLVVDDDPVTLGTINGFLTPEGFEVVAAATVKQAIQALDAQRPIRLIIADIMMPSKDGFELLNFLHSNLRYRKVPVLICSALGAPDIIVKSIQLGARDFLKKPIIKENLLAHVKKLVAENANTVLIVDDQKTIADLLKRVVEREGYASIVVDSGEEALEALAANPVVAVISEIVLPGMSGFDLLVSIKDQRPTLPVLMITGSSEQFNREDAIGAGADGYITKPFKNVEIVRKLTHLIMNRTGKIDISRITAEKG; this is encoded by the coding sequence ATGAAAGTACTTGTGGTCGACGACGATCCGGTGACCCTGGGCACGATCAATGGTTTTCTCACGCCCGAGGGATTCGAAGTGGTGGCGGCCGCCACCGTCAAACAGGCGATTCAGGCGCTGGACGCCCAGCGTCCGATCCGCCTCATCATTGCCGATATCATGATGCCGAGCAAGGACGGGTTTGAGTTGCTCAATTTCCTGCATTCGAACCTGCGCTACCGCAAAGTGCCGGTGCTCATCTGCTCCGCGTTGGGCGCGCCCGATATCATTGTCAAGAGCATCCAGCTGGGAGCCCGTGACTTCCTCAAGAAACCCATCATCAAGGAGAACCTGCTGGCGCACGTCAAGAAGCTGGTCGCTGAGAACGCCAACACCGTTCTGATCGTGGACGATCAGAAGACCATCGCCGATCTGCTCAAGCGGGTTGTCGAACGCGAAGGATACGCCTCGATCGTGGTCGACAGCGGTGAGGAGGCGCTGGAGGCACTGGCCGCCAATCCCGTGGTGGCGGTGATCTCGGAGATCGTGCTGCCCGGCATGTCCGGTTTCGACCTGCTGGTCTCCATCAAGGATCAGCGACCTACACTGCCGGTGCTCATGATAACCGGCAGCAGCGAACAGTTCAACCGTGAGGACGCTATCGGCGCCGGAGCCGACGGGTACATTACCAAACCGTTTAAGAACGTCGAGATCGTGCGCAAACTGACCCACCTGATCATGAATCGTACTGGCAAGATCGATATCAGTAGGATAACGGCGGAGAAAGGCTAA
- a CDS encoding class I SAM-dependent methyltransferase: protein MPHPDHEKNRALWNETVDLHYTHPRYHVEEFLQDRSSLLPLERQELPDVRGKKLLHLQCQFGQDTLSWAREGAIVTGVDISDRSIARANELKARAGLEARFVRSDVLDLIGAIDDRFDIIYQS from the coding sequence ATGCCGCACCCGGATCACGAGAAAAACCGCGCGCTCTGGAACGAAACGGTCGACCTGCACTACACGCATCCGCGGTATCACGTCGAAGAATTCCTGCAGGACCGGTCGAGCTTGTTGCCATTGGAGCGACAGGAATTGCCCGATGTTCGCGGCAAGAAGCTGCTTCACCTGCAGTGCCAGTTCGGTCAGGACACGCTTTCCTGGGCGCGTGAGGGAGCGATTGTAACCGGCGTGGATATCTCCGACCGCTCTATAGCACGCGCCAATGAACTCAAAGCCAGGGCGGGACTCGAGGCGCGCTTTGTGCGCTCGGATGTCCTCGATTTGATTGGTGCCATCGATGATCGATTCGACATTATTTATCAGTCGTAG